From the genome of Xiphophorus couchianus chromosome 15, X_couchianus-1.0, whole genome shotgun sequence:
agctgtttaaatatatatgtattcaAAATAGACCCAAATAAGATGTGTGTAAACTGTTCACTTCGACAGCATTTATGCATTTCTATCTAAATTACAGCCGTAGCAAATACTGTTGCGCTGTCACACATGCTGCTCAGCAAAAATACCGTCTGCTGAAACCTGGTGGTCATTTTTATCGCTCCTGgcttaacaaaacaaaagattgTAGGGGTTAGCACAGAAACGTGAAATGATTCTGTGTTCCAGTGAGCGCTGCTTggtattttttccaaataatttatCTGTTCAAATGTATTCCTTTTAAAATTCTGTCCCGACATTAAAACCATGTTCAGGATAGAAATCACACGGTGGTGAAACAGAAGCAAATAAAGTCTTTGGAAAAGGACGGATCCTCGTTGAGCAGAGCAAGTCAAGCAAACTGAAGATTCTTGGGGTAGAAAACAGacctttgttttattaatcttgaattcatgatgccgtttgtttactaatgttctctagCAAACATCTGAGGCTTTCACGGGACAATTGTATTTACATTGAGATTAAGCTGCATTTGGTTGGActggattttttggggggatcgGAGAGAGGGAGACTAGATAATATGCACACagcatctttcagaaaatcatttgtgttgttttatcgCATAAAATTAAGctacagcaaaacaaataatttcaaaacgCACAAGAGCTTTACTTTTGACAAAGACGCCGAATCGGTCACAGCGGTGTCGGCGCGGAGTGACTTACTATCAGAAGCCTCCGGTGGAGTTTGATGATGTTGGGGACGTGGTTGCTGTTCGTCGACTTCTTGTAGGTGAAGTAGAGCCTCATGGCGATGCCGAAGTAGCAGAAAATGATGATGACACTCGGCACGAGCAGGTTCACGGAGAACAGAGAGACGACAAACGAGAAGCCCTCGTGCTTCATTTGTCCCCAGGCGAGCGAACAGGACAGGCCGAAGGGCTCCGGCCCGTACCGGCCCCAGCCCAGAATGGGGAACAGAGCCCAGACCAGAGCGTACAGCCAGGTCCACATACACAGCATCTTCACCTTCTTCCAGCTGATCTTCTCCtctgcaaagagaaaaagagagagagagaaatactgggtatttttcatcaatttgtACAACAGTCACGGTCTTTCACCTTAACTGTACAACCAGAATCAATTTGGAAAGAAACGTCTGTGAAGTAAAGGAAATGCAACATTCTTTGCAACCCGTGAAATCATTGACAGAGGGGTCAGTTTGAATCATAACAGCATTCACACCGTTTTCTATGGCCGCCCCTTATTTATTAACTTGCGCGTCTCTAttgacagaaacaaactgatttcaTTTGTAGAATGCATGAGTTGTCGCAAATAGGTCGTTTTCAGCTAACAGACGGAGGAGCTTATTGGGAAATATGCTCTCTAGGACAGGGGTCTCAGACCAAAAATGCTATTgatgatattaaaaatgtataaattattgCACATTAAAGGATGGTAATGTGATGTCTAAGAGTCATTCAATGTGGGAATAATTTAAGAGTTTATCTGGTGTTGggagatttaaatgtttgcaggTTGTGAGTTTGAGAGCGGCAGGAAATCAGAATGTAATATTGCATGTCAAAGGGCATGAtaagttgttttaatttgatctcttttcttccttttactttttgtctgtttgaaataaataaaaagttaagtgTATAATGTGTATATGCTTTTACTTACTATATATTATGCTTCACTATATATACACAGATCTATCACACCAGTCAAGACCAGtcaaaaaaaatccagtttctcATAGCAGGGTGTAATGATGCGTTCCGGTTGTCCTTGTAACTGGGAAATTTCAACATCCCCGTTGAACACGACCTGGAGCGCCCTCTGAAGCTGGATTCACCCTCCCTGGGAAACtgtgagcaattttttttttttatgagaaaaaagaaaaacatttcttttgatgCGTCTTTATCCTAACAGGCTACTTTACATTTGTTTCTGCCATCAAAAGAAGAGGCAATTAGATTTCCTCCTTGTCGCTTCGCCACTCATCTCTCTAGTGTTTACCAGGGAGCTGTGTGCTGATGAGTCCTCCTCCAAGGTGACACTCTCTCCACGCTGTCATTGTTGTTGCTAAAAACTAATTACATCTGTTTTATTAGTGTACTGCCAACACAGTTTTCTCGagactttttattgctttttttgtaaCCCTTGGCTTACAGAGTGACGCAGGTTCTCCCGGCGCAGGCGTGGGTTTGCTCCGTGCGCTTCCTACACTCCAGGCTCATGCATGTTGCATTGGCCACTCTGCAGCTCTGCCAGGTGTGACTGCGTGCTTGTGGTTGTCtgcccttttcttttctgtgggGTTCAGTCCTAGATTTAGTTCTGCACAGAGTAACTCTGGCAGCCCTGACAGAGATGATCTCATTCTTGACAAAAGCAACCGAATGCGCCAGCCGAGGCAAAAGCGTTGTCACACGTCAATCGAAAGGAAAAGCCGGACTTTTTGGGCAGCGCGTTGTTTGTATTCTCTCTTTTTCGCCGGCAACTTTTTGACGTTGAATATGTGTCGACGACAACCGAGCCAAAATCCTGCCACCCTGATGTCCGACAGATGCAAACCAAGTTTATACGTCCCGAGTTTTAATATCTCCTACAGAAGATTTCAACAAGAAACTATTTATCTTTCCAAACATACTGCTGGGAGTTATGACCACACATATTCACTTCCATCTCAGCTTTGTCTTGGCAgcaagctttttttaaaaattgttgtaTAATGAACTGTAACATGTTTGCATTGGGCCTTTGTCCGCCTCTTTACAACCAGTGGATATCAGGTAATGGGTTTCTTTGTGCTTATATCCCTGACCTTCCTGACTAAAGAGCTAAAGATgaagctctttgtttttttgtttttttaattgccatATTGCACAGACTGACCTCGGGGTGAATTCTCTGGACCATTGACTCCTGGGAAGATTGGAAATGGACTTAAATGTCTTTCTTGCTGTAAATTGATAGACTGACTATTGTTCGGAAATGACCTCCCAGACCTCAATAATGCAATTTGTCAGCCTTGGCTTTGTTTTAACCACTAGAGAAGTAACCTACCAGAGCCCCTGCATCTACCGAGATGGTCTTATTGATTATCAGCTAATCGAGCGCATTTGGTTTGCCACTCCTAGCTCCCTTATTACCCTTTTAAATCGTATGGAAGCAGCAGAACTGGTATGGTGGAAATcatctgttttcttcatttgcCATGAGATTTAAATAATCTGGACTGTAGAGATTGTGAGAACAGATGTTTGATGTTGCAAACTGCAaagaactttatttaaaacGATGAATTTCAATTCACCggtacctgtttttttttttttattaaatgacttACTGGGAGAGTGCAGATTGAGGGACACAATGAAGCGCACTACGGCTAAGATGGTGAGGTTCATGATACTGGCAATGCCGAAGAAGAAGCCCGCCAGACCGTAGTAGATGCAGGAAACGTCTCCGCCGAGCCAGTGGTGGCTCCAGGCCGAGGCCACGGCCAGGGGATACATGGTGACGGCCGCGCCGAGATCCGTCACCGCCAAGTTCACGCTGAGCAGCTCCGGCGGCTTCATACGGGACGACCTTCTGAACGTCATGATGAGGATGAGCAGGTTTCCCACAGTGGAGAGCACGGCTGAGGCAAACGGGAGACAGAGACAGATGTCTGATCATTGTCTGATTCAAAGCTACTCGTAGGGTAATGTTTCAGAAACGGATGCTGTTGGGAGTCAGAAAGGCGTAGGAATGGCTAAACTAAGCCACAACACAATGAGATTCTTTCTGTACTCAGTTTGTGCTGAACAGGGAACCGACCAGTCAATGGTCAGATGTTTGAGAAAAGCATGGGTAGGTTGTAGCTGGGTCACAGGGACTTTTACTGCTGAGATTCTCCAACCCAATAAAGCTGAAGAGTTCTTCTAGGCAAATTCCTATCGCATTTATAGTTTTTCAGTGCAATGAAACctactacactgcaaaaacacaaaatctcaccaagtatttttggtctagtttccagtgcaaatatcttagtacacttgaaataagaccaaatgAACTTacagtaacttttcatcaagaaaaaggagcttgttttaggtcaatcatttcttaatattcataaaaactaCCAGTGCAAGTTTCACTggcagaaagacat
Proteins encoded in this window:
- the opn8b gene encoding opsin 8, group member b — its product is MDIYASALSPALDIGAGCYLLVLTVLSTVGNLLILIMTFRRSSRMKPPELLSVNLAVTDLGAAVTMYPLAVASAWSHHWLGGDVSCIYYGLAGFFFGIASIMNLTILAVVRFIVSLNLHSPKEKISWKKVKMLCMWTWLYALVWALFPILGWGRYGPEPFGLSCSLAWGQMKHEGFSFVVSLFSVNLLVPSVIIIFCYFGIAMRLYFTYKKSTNSNHVPNIIKLHRRLLIIAVLISVGFVACWTPYGLVSLWSVLNDSSKIPPEVSLLPCMLAKSSTVYNPLIYYFFSRSFKEEVKQLSWECLGSHACQVSNSVSENNIYMVSVNLKSKEVARETLQEITESRQ